Genomic DNA from Magnolia sinica isolate HGM2019 chromosome 4, MsV1, whole genome shotgun sequence:
CTTCTCACCATGTCCCCACCAATCCTGGTGTCCAGGATCTCCAATCCAACTTCCCCCTGGTTTTGCTTCTTAGGCTTACCATTTCTCTTAAATCAAACACTCTCTTCAGATAATTACCCCCTTCTTTCACagtttctgtgggccccatagcaTCTCCCTTCACATCCTGGACTTCATTAGTGGCCTGCTGGCTCCCTCCATACAATGCGTCGATGATCTGGCCCAGCGCCTCAACCACCTCACTCATCTTTGGGCGGGACTTGGGTTGCTTCATCAGGCATCTGTTGGCCAGGGCGGCTAGCTTCTGGGCGGATTTTACACAGTACTGACTTTCAAGCCTTGGATCTACAATAATGTAGAACTTCCTGGAGTCTGATATGTAGGGTTTCACCCAGTCCAAGAGCTTCTGCTCACTTTTTGGGAGGTTGCGGTCCACTGACCGCCTGCCTGTGATGAGCTCATAGAGAACAACACCGAAACTCCACACATCGCTCTTAGCAGTCAGTCTGCCTGTGTGAATGTACTCAGGAGCTGCATAGCCTACAGTACCCATGACCTGTTCAAAAGAATAGAAAATGACTGCGTGGGGTATTAGACTATATCAGCAACTCTCTTTCCATACACTTGACAAGCATGTACAAGATCAGACCTGATCGTCAGGTAGGCTCTCTGACTTGGATGGGATGTAGCTGAAAAATCACGCTGAgtggataatcctaaccatttatGTGGTATGTCAGGGGAAAGGTAAACCATGTTTCCTTTGACAGTCCTTTTCATGAAAAGCTTTCCTATCCAAGGGTTAGGACTGTCCAGTTGGTATGAAGTTTGAAATGGAGAATTCaaggtatggcctacctgatgatcAGTTTGGATCTTGTACACATTTTGTGTCATGTACAAAAAGCGAAACCCTGATAAGTTAAAACAAGAGAAAATGCGAAACAATTCCATGTTTTGTCTGAATGTGCTATATTATTGTTGTGTGTATAACATCTGTTCTAAAACATGATCATGCAAGGTTTATTTGTGCCTGTACCAGAGAACTTCTGGTACAAGAGTGTAGGATGAATACCTACTAGGCGTATGATGCGAAATCACTGTATGGGAAGGAACCAACCAACATACTGAGAATGGAGGTAATTCGTCAGCGTGAGAACTTCCCAAGGTCAGACACAATTCACTAGCCAGAATGCAAATCGGATATTTTTGCGACTGCCCTGTGCACACCGCACTTGTGATCTGATGTAGAAAGAGGTGGAAATGGAAGCCTGCTGGATGCAGGTTCTGCCTTCTGCGCATCCCAAACACAACCAGTTGGATCGACCATCTGACCAAATTGTGTTTGGTGCAACAACCAAATGCCTACTTTAGGGACCACAGTAACATCCTCTCCAGCTTGGCTGTTTAGGAGCAGGTGGAGTAATGTTCCTCTAGCTTGGCTGCTCAGCGTCAAGCTGTTATggccattcttctgaaagaatacATGGTCGAGCAGCCAAGCGGATGTGTCCATTCTACTGAAGGAGCATTCGGTTGGTTTTGCACAACATGGATGGGACTATATTCCATGTTAGGAGATGGTATGAACCTTTGGCAGTCAGCAGGTCAATTGAGAAGGGCATCTGGCCAAAGACAGTGTTGTCTGCATGTTCCCAACATAATCGCAAGAGAAAAAATACACCATGTTATGCTTTATTTGGGGGACAATGTGGGGTCAACCTCAAAAGATGACAAGAGAGCTAGACATGCTTGCAATGAACTGAAGAAATGTTGACAAAGAGACCAAAAATGTGTGATGCAAATCCACAAAAAGTTCTGTTAATACAAGTTTGCACCTCTTGACTCAACGGCTAACCATTCAAAATAATAGGAATAATCAGGCCCAGATGCATCAAGAAAGGAAAAGTCTCCTGATCCAACAGTCCATAGAAGTTATTGACCACGGTTCACTGATCCAGGCCATATGCCTGACAGGCCCCACCAAGGACAGGGCTGCCCCCGAACCCCTCTGAGATTGGAAGGTCCCAGCCCTCTAATAAGTGCACTAAACATTGATGGTTAAGAAAAAGATACAGCAAcagcctgaaaaaaaaaaaagaaagaaagacctGACATTGAATGGCTACGATCttccaatatgaaattttttattacatAAACCTgatccatggtgggaccatcaTCTCCAGCTGGGCCGTTTGGATATCACCCCATAAGTGacctttcacacacacacacacacacac
This window encodes:
- the LOC131243736 gene encoding serine/threonine-protein kinase PCRK1-like isoform X2, producing MVCSFQGHKEWITEVNFLGVVKHPNLVKLVGYCAEDDERGIQRLLVYELMPNKSLEDHLLARVPSSPLSWAMRLKIAQDAARGLAYLHEEMDFQLIFRDFKTSNILLDKDFNAKLSDFGLARQGPAEGLGHVSTSVMGTVGYAAPEYIHTGRLTAKSDVWSFGVVLYELITGRRSVDRNLPKSEQKLLDWVKPYISDSRKFYIIVDPRLESQYCVKSAQKLAALANRCLMKQPKSRPKMSEVVEALGQIIDALYGGSQQATNEVQDVKGDAMGPTETVKEGGNYLKRVFDLREMVSLRSKTRGKLDWRSWTPGLVGTW